tcctttttacaaattgaattggaattttattcttgttttaatttctgTCTCTCACTTTATACCAAACaaaatactgaaatttatttcaatctctTTCTCTTAGTCTCTATCTTTTcgtctctgtctctccaccaaaaGCTACCTTAGCATCAGGTTTAATTTctggaagaaagaagaaagaaacacATGGCTGCAAAGTTTCTTCGGATCAGGTTTGCTCATCTTGGTTGGCTCCAGTTGGATCTGCAAGGGGTTTTACTTATGGAGCGTACCCAATATGAATATATATGATTTGTGCAATCTTCTATGTTAAATCATATGTATGTTTTGATTGTATTACTTTACTCATTATAGTCATAGTTGTTTTTGTGTTTTAGATAGCTTCTTGCAATGGTTCCTGTCCTGGTTCATCAAATGAAATTTCTCCCCTCAAATGTTAAATCATATTCACTCTCAAGAGTCAAGAGTCAAGCCTTCACCTTTTACGCCGCTTCGGATTCATTTTGCATTGCTGCTCTTGCTTGGTATCTCAGCTCAATTCCTCTTTCTTCTCCTTATTCtgcatttactcaattcttcataTGAACCTTTTCATTTGGATTTAATTCTCCACTCTTGCTTTAGCTCAATTTGAATCTCTTTTCTTATTGCTTCGGTTTTTTTCAAACTTGCTTCTGCTTTTGTTTCTTCCACTTTTCAGTTTCCCCCCATTTTGggtttttcaattttgattctGTTGTAGGGTTTTAGTGTTTTGAAATTTTCGCCGTTCAATTGGTTCTTTTTGTTTCTAGGGTTTCGTTTAAtgtcatttttcttttttgtaccGCAGGTTGGTTGGCAGGGGAGCTATGAGTAGCGTCTTCAGCGAGCAGATTGAATTGAAAGTatccttttttcttctttcattgTGCTTGATTGATGTTTCTTGATTGAATTCGCTTTTCAACCATATGAATTCTGAATTACTTTGCCAATTTGCGGTTTTGGGAGAATATCATGGACTGTATGACTCTTTCTGGATGAGTTCTTGTGTGGGGAAACCGCAAGTAGAAAGCTATGGAAAGTATTATTTAAAATGTAGATTTGTTTCAATGTTTCGTGTTATCTATATGTAACTAGAAGTTAATGAACGTTCCAATTTTAATTTTGCAATCACTGTAACGATGGATATTCCTTTATCATACTTCACTGCAGGGTCTTGATGGTTACAACTCAAAGCAAGTCCGAGATAAACAAATAGCTCGGATTATCCGAAAGGTTTGGTCACTCCGTTCTCTCTATTTTTTTGTCAGTATCTCTGGTTTATAGCTTTTACTTATGTGTGCTGAATTAGTCATtgatttattctgaattctaccTGCCTTGGCTAAGTTTGTTTCCTCCGAAGTTCTTGTGTAGCATTCATGTAATTCTATACTAATTATTTGGAATTTATCTTATTACCTCTTTGGCAATATCATTTTCCCTTTCTCAATGCAGATAACAACAATTGCTGCAGCAATTTATCTCAGAATGGCGGGACGGCCACCTGTGCTTCCATCCAATCAACTTTCTTACACAGAGAACTTCCTATacatgcttgattctctgtatGTCTAACTGTTCTTTCTGTCAGGTGATTTGGAACTgctttattttcgtttttttttttcctttgtgATCTCATTATTTAAATAGGATTGTCATTTATTAGTCAAATGAATATCCTTATCTAGCCTGTGCAGCACCTGAGGTTGTCATGTTGGTGCCTTTTCTCACGATTCCATCTACTATTGTTTGTGCTGCCTCATATTGTAATTGTTGCACTTAAAACTACTGTTAAGTTTCTACAAATTTGAGCCACGAATATCTGTTGACTAGGAATTTTAACTTACTTGATCATATATGCTTTAGCTGTTGTTAAAAGCAATTTTTTTGGAATATCTTCTCTTGTGAACTCTTATATGGAGTTTAAGTTTCAACTGTGAGATGATGCTGattttaagtttatttattttaaaatggtTATTTTAGGTATCCGGGGACTGATAGTTTCCATTTCTCATGAACACCCAAATATTTAACATGATATGATTTCACTTATTATAGACCATAGACtcctttttaaatatttataactcTTCCAGTTCCACCCCTTTAGACATTTACACTACTAAGGTTTCATGATTGTCTTCACAAACAGGTTATTGATGAAACACTTAGACTTGGGGGAATTGCAATTTGGCTGATGAGAGAAGCAAAAGAAGACATTCAATATCaaggtatatatatacatatatataaataaacaatttttcttgttaattaTCATGCACAAAAGAGaccataatattattatatgataAGCATGTACTAATACTATGTTATTTACATGTTTTAGTAGATTTTGTTATTCCAAAAGAATGCTTTGTAGTTCCATTTCTTTCAGCAGTCCATTTAGATGAGAATGTGTATAATGGAGCTCTAAACTTCAATCCCTGGAGATGGATGGAACCTGAAAATGAGGTTAGTCCCATCAATGGTTCATATATACTTCAAAAAAACATTCATAATGACATCATAAGACTTCCTCATTCCTAAGTCCTAATTACTATATCTGCTTAAAAtaatgaaggagaagagaaacaGGAGAACTAGTCCATTCTATGCACCCTTTGGAGGAGGTGCAAGATTCTGTCCTGGAGCCGAGCTTGCTCGCCTTCAGATTGCGCTTTTTCTTCGTTACTTTGTAACTACCTACAGGTAATGCCACCCTCCAGTGCATAGTTACATGAATTCTGCTATCAAATTGGTGTAAAATTTTACACTGTCATCTAACTATCTCTTTGTCATGTAACTAAAACTAATCAGATATTGCAAATGCATTTCATTACTTTTTCTTCATTATGTACTTGGTTCTCATATATTgcaataatataaatttattagttaaataaaattacAATCAAGAATAACCTTATACAAATTAGTAAATCCAATTCAGACAGCATAAATATTTTTCACACCTAAGAATTTTGGTGTCCTATTTAGATACTTATCTTATCATTCACTGTATACACAAACTTCTACCGTGGAAATAATTGTTACTAACCTGCTTAAGGAAAAAGTCAGTACCATGTTTATAACATGGAAATTCTCAGGTACCTAGAGAATTTGTGTTGAAATTGTTTAAACGTGACTAATCTATAATGTTGGGGTATATTTGTTGACGTGAAATTTGACTGATTCACTTTTTTTCATTGTCATGCTCTGTTTCTTAGGCTCCTAAATGAGGTGGAAAAGCGCCAGTTCCAGCTTCGAAGAAGCCTGTAGGTTTCTCCTCTTTTTGTTTTCCTGCCGTCAGATTCACGATTATGATTCTAggttttcatttttattttttatttattttttatatttcattgTTTTGATTCTCATGCATTTCTTCAGGAGAAGGTTACGAACCCGTTGTTCGAGAAGCGTCCTAAGCAGTTCGGGAACGGAGGAGCGTTGCCGCCAAAGAGGTATTTGACTCGTTTCGTGAAGTGGCCTAAGACCGTACAaacagaggaagaagaggatCCTCAAGCAGAGGTTGAAGGTTCCACCAGCTTTGAACCAGTTCACCAAGACCCTTGACAAGAACCTAGGTGCataaatttagaaatttttttatgttaatcgTAGCTTTTATTGGATACCTTGCTATTTAGAAAATTGTTGTTTCATGAATTGGACAAGGCCTTGTAATTATTCTGACTTCACTGCTTTGCATAATTATTGTGTCTTCTTATAAGTTTACATCTTAAAACATTAGATTTTGTGAGCATGATTACTTTTGCTTAATTCACTATTAATAGCCGAGTAGTGTGTTGTGACTTTATGTTTGATGTATTATCTTGCTGTCACTAATGATTCAATATTTAACAAGTACATTGGTTGTTTCGTTCTTGTTGCAATTTTAATTTAACATGTGAACTTTGCATAGCTCATGAGttgcattatttatttactgTAGGTTATTACATGTTCATTACTGGTCGAAATTGTATTAGTGTGTTTGTTAATATGTGTGTTTATACTTCTTTTGTTTGCATTAGTTGTTATGGTCTTCATTAATTTTTGTTGATCTTTCGTGTAGCATCCAGCCATTTCAAGAATCATTAGAACACCCACATCAAGAAAAGCCTCAAGAAATTGGGAATTGATCCTGCACACACGCCACTCTCTAATAACACCACTGACCAAAATCAAATCAAACCAGAACAACCACCACTTCAAGAGCAAGAGCAAGAACAAGATCATCATGAGTCTTTTATTCTTGTTCAACCTGAAATTAAGGAGGCAGAGAAGCCTGAGGTAGAGGAACAATTCATGACCCCACTGTACCACTTACTTAATTAAATAAGAATTAAATAAGGACTATGACGATGATGGGGATAAAGATGACACTAGGACTATAGCTGATAAATTTAGTATAGTTGAATAATACATTGAGTTCATGTTTTGAATTATAGTTGATGTATCAATACATTTTGTTGATGTATGGTTGTTACTTTGTTTTGCTCAAAATTCGCAGTTTGGCAGCAAGAAATCCCATTAACACCCTGCCAACAACCACCCACATTTACATTGCTGCTCGGATTGTTACTTTCAACATTATTCTGCTTGAAGTGTCAGTATGACCTCCATTAGCAACTTGAGTAGCTGGTCCCATTTGGCCCCTGATGAAATTTCTTATAGTTAAATTAAGTCATCTACCATTGTAATGATCGAGCTTCATATGCAATGAGCGAAATGAACAAACAATATCATAGATGATGAACAACTTAATAaagcaaacaaataaaaatcacagaaatagcatcaaaaccaaatcaatgaTGAGACAGTCAGAGACTCCAACATATCAGAACCCAAAGAAAACCCTTTCTTTTTATTTGGACGTGGAATTGGGCTGAGCCAAACCCAAACAGATACATTGCCCACCACCTACAGTAAGAACCTGATCCATTCCCCACTGCTGCAGAAACAAAActcaattcaaatttcaaaatagTAATACACCAAAGAGGAGACAACATTTGGCgatgaaaattcaaatttcaaatctccTCTGTCTGCCTATATATAAACTCGGTGATTCAAAAATCCTAACCAAAGCCATTTCAATACAACTGTTttaatataattaggatcaattaaaATCAATTACCATTAGGAAAAGTCTAGGGCGCCAGCAATTTATCAAATTCTGGCCAGcatatctattctattatataaaaatcggatgTCTGCACTTAATGATGAAGCCGATGTGGCATGCTTCGGAGAGTGTTTtctgatttaattattttaactcatttaatacaatttattgcactgacttaattatatcaactaattgatttgattaaatatttaaatattaatataattaatataatttattataatttatattacttaattaattatattacattaattataattcgttatattagtgaattagtcttttcatttataaagtataaaataaaataaataaattaatatttattcaaattaaatttatttatatactatatatGAATTAACGTTAATTTATAAAACATAGAACTTGTGAATTGTGATAAAAACGCaaatcataaaagaaaaaacgcatataattatagaaaaattaaatctatcctctttatttatttttaaccatcattttagattttaattttttttaaaaccagtAATAGTGAAATTTTATTAATGCTAGATAAAATTATAGAAGAATCTACGAAGCAGTATAAATTGTTGCTCTTTCAATCAAATCATACcacatacaaaaataaattaaattaaataaatcaaatttgTATTTCTatataattcaattcaatttaggCAAATATGTAGTAAATTGAATTCATAAGATTCGAATTATATGCAACTTTTGAATAATTATAATGATATGagtattttatataaaaattaatacaaaagtaatttaaattctgtataatattttttgtatttatgaGCTAATTCATTAATATATGTAATTTAAAACTCTAATCTCAAATTGCATGCGAcccatatataattaattttatcataaaattgattctatttttaatacgTTTTTTCacgtaattttttttattttgtctaaATTTTGTAtgtgtttttttatttgtcttgtgttgcaataaattttttgtagtcaataaaaatcaaagtctcaaattttaaattatagaaaatatgatactatgttataaaattatttttttttaataatttaagcACATAAAAAAGGCATATGAATGGGAATAAACTATCTTAAATTTGTTGTGTATGATGTcggatttaaaaaataacaataaaaggaTGAGAAGAGCACAGATTTATTGAAATAGAAGTGGTTCACGAAGAAAATGACACAAGTTTTAAGCAATTATGACATGAGACCGatatatattattcatattCTAAATTCTTTAAGCTGAAACTCAAAATCCACAAATAAAAATTAGCATAtggatttttccaaaataaaataataacaataataaaaagtgcttttaatttattattaattagtcattgaacgttaaattatcaaataaaaaatattattaaatgaGAGTAATTGTTAGGGTGTTGGTGTTGTATGCTGCTGTGGCTCACTAAAGTAggttatattatatttatgattccgtaaatgaaaattttttatttcgttaaaaaaacttttgatttgaaataaaataatttttttgttctttccAACAAATTATAACATATACACATTAAAATTTTAGCCCAACCTAAAATATAATAGCTCTATATAAGAACTTTATAATTACATATAATTATCATATTCATTGTTTgattattagatattttttgatGGTGTTATTGTTGCATATTGCACCACATCTTTAtgtaagttttatttttttttttcatttgaaataaattttttaagtgtCGATTAGTCTCCTATTGATTAgtgttttcattttattttatttaacttctttgcaattttacttttttttatggTTCACATGTTATAAACTTATTAGCTTAGTacttgaaaataaataatatttatataattattaaatatttgaaaaaaataagactATTATGCACTCTTTAAAAGTACTGTTACTACACAATACAGTATGTTTTAAGTAAGTTTCATATATTTtatgtaaattttattttcttttatcagatagattaaaatttgttaatttgaatactaatttttattattcacttaatctaattatccaaaaaaaaattattttattatttataaaataaatttaaaaattatatgtcATAGAGAACATGCAGtattactttttaaaagtatattattattattattattattattattattattgttattattattattattattattattattgaaacatACCACAaagttgtatttaattttttaatacgtaattcaatttttaatatttaaattttaaatgactaaaattatttcatgttaaatattttgtccttaattattttttttttgttatacgtagattaaaaaaaatgtgattcaTTAATCACttctaaattcaaatttaaaaattgttgTGCATGAgtgtatatttttaattaattatttaataatatataatataaaaattaatttacttaAAATAGCTATATTTAAATTGGTTTAgcttttatataatatatataccccttttaattagattattaattTGTGTATTAAAAGTcactattaatatatttttacatatttaaaaattaagtttttttactttttaagtaaaaaataatgatacctcataaattaattaataaatgatCAGTATTATAAGTTAATggatatttaaaatttaactttaagataagtattaaaatttaaaaatttgtatttaaatattttgGATGAAGGGTATTTGATGAGTTGGTTCAAtttttttatccaaatattttggAAAACATGTCCTTAAAGGATTTTTTTAAAGCAAGAACCATACTGGTTCCCACACTAGACATCGTTGAAGAGGTCAACAACCATTTGATGGCTATCATTCTTGgaggaaaaaaattatatcttagTTCGGATTCTATTTGTATGGATGAAGGGAATATGGAGAGTCAACTAGATCTCTATAGTCCTGAATTACTGAATAGCATAAATTGCTCTGGTTTGCCTCCACATAAATTAATACTTAAGGTTGGTGTTCCGGTGATGTTACTGAGGAATATTGACCAATCCAGTGGTCTTTGTAATGGTACAAGACTACAAGTTAGGAAGCTTGGAAATCATGTCATAGAATGTGAAGTCTTAACGAGTAACAATGTTGGTCATATTGCTTTGATTCCAAGAATGAATATGGTACCAACAAATAAAACCATCCCAGTTAGATTCCAACGAAGATAGTTTCCCATAATAGTATCGTTTGGAATGACAATTAATAAGTCTCAGGGACAAACTTTATCTCATGTTGGATTGTACTTACCCAAACAAATTTTTACACATGGCCAACTATATGTGGCACTTTCAAGAGTTAAGAGTAAAAGAGGTTTAAAAGTTTTACTTATGAATCATGTAGGAATGTATGCAAATTCAACCATCAATGTTGTTTATAGAGAAGTCTTtgaaaaaatagtattttaatataaatattttaattttattttaaattctgtATCAGTGTATAATTATTTTgccttaaaaaatataaaataattattactcactttttttttaagttaaactttgattttgataataattttataaatttcttaaaataataattattttgtacttttattttaaatatcgAAGCATATAatctttttttacttttataaaattttctGTGCTGAGCACGGGTTCATACACTAGTAACCATCAAAGAAgagtgagccattggatgaaatctcacattaatctcacaccattaaaagcCTTATTGATGGCTATTTAATGGCTATAAATCCCAAATAttgctggccccctagcatTCCTCTTAgcattatttagtatatctgaatatttattataagagattacgtctttattattacgattctcttagcacctataaatattcttttatattgtatcattgAAGACAACTTGAATAGACAACTTGAATTCACTCAATAATATACAATTCTTTCTTCTAGTTTAGCCCAAAACCGTGGGGATTGTCACAGTTACCTTCCAATCTCCAGCTATTCACCAGAAAGTCACAAGCACCTTTCATAGCGACGATTTCATATCTACGGTTCTTGAGATGGCAGATACCAGCAACATCTCCGTGGTAGGCATGGAGGTTCTGATTTCACCACCTCAATCAGTGACTCAACATCTGCTTCAACCGGGGTCACCTCGACCTCTGCCTCAACCTGTAACAGTTACCTTGCATCATCCCGCTACTGGCAGGGAATTAACAACCACCTTTAATAGCGACGTCATGATCTCTGAAGTTCTGAAGGTGGCTGAGGTGTACAACAGCTCCGTCGTAGGCATGGAGGTGCGGAATGTGTCTCAACCTCCGGCCAGTCTGCCTCTACCTGTGTCTCAACCTCCGGTCAGTCTGTCTCAACTTCCAACGCCTCTGCCTCAACCGGCGTCACCTCCAACGCCTCTGCCTCAACCAGCGTCAAACTCCGCCTCTGCTTCAACCGGTGTCTCAACCTCCGGCCAGTCTGCCTCTGCCGGTGTCTCAACCTCCACCGCTTATGTCTCAACCGGCGTCCAGCGCCTCTGCCTCAACTAGCGTCAACTCCGCCTCTACTTTAATTTGAGTGTTTCTTTCATCCTCACGACTATTCTCCATTTGGATTGGAGATTCTATgatttttttacttaaaaaaagaGTATGAATTGTCATGAAGCTTCAAACTTAATGCATACTCTAATTAGAATTTAGAAGCATtcattttattctattttattgggTGAGTACTTTAATTTGCACTCGAAATTcataagaaaataatataaaataaaattatcaagTTTAATAAAATCAAAGATCAAAGAGCCACTGATAAGAATAAGATCATTTGATGAggtaaaaaggagaaaaaaaaaagaagaaaaacataataataataataataataataata
The genomic region above belongs to Arachis stenosperma cultivar V10309 chromosome 5, arast.V10309.gnm1.PFL2, whole genome shotgun sequence and contains:
- the LOC130980069 gene encoding uncharacterized protein LOC130980069 isoform X3; protein product: MFKLLLRHKLLLAMVPVLVHQMKFLPSNVKSYSLSRVKSQAFTFYAASDSFCIAALAWLVGRGAMSSVFSEQIELKGLDGYNSKQVRDKQIARIIRKITTIAAAIYLRMAGRPPVLPSNQLSYTENFLYMLDSLLLMKHLDLGELQFG
- the LOC130980069 gene encoding abietadienol/abietadienal oxidase-like isoform X1; translated protein: MSNCSFCQVIDETLRLGGIAIWLMREAKEDIQYQVDFVIPKECFVVPFLSAVHLDENVYNGALNFNPWRWMEPENEEKRNRRTSPFYAPFGGGARFCPGAELARLQIALFLRYFVTTYRLLNEVEKRQFQLRRSLRRLRTRCSRSVLSSSGTEERCRQRGI
- the LOC130980069 gene encoding abietadienol/abietadienal oxidase-like isoform X2; amino-acid sequence: MSNCSFCQVIDETLRLGGIAIWLMREAKEDIQYQDFVIPKECFVVPFLSAVHLDENVYNGALNFNPWRWMEPENEEKRNRRTSPFYAPFGGGARFCPGAELARLQIALFLRYFVTTYRLLNEVEKRQFQLRRSLRRLRTRCSRSVLSSSGTEERCRQRGI
- the LOC130980069 gene encoding abietadienol/abietadienal oxidase-like isoform X4; amino-acid sequence: MSNCSFCQVIDETLRLGGIAIWLMREAKEDIQYQVHLDENVYNGALNFNPWRWMEPENEEKRNRRTSPFYAPFGGGARFCPGAELARLQIALFLRYFVTTYRLLNEVEKRQFQLRRSLRRLRTRCSRSVLSSSGTEERCRQRGI